A window of Bufo gargarizans isolate SCDJY-AF-19 chromosome 9, ASM1485885v1, whole genome shotgun sequence contains these coding sequences:
- the EDF1 gene encoding endothelial differentiation-related factor 1, producing the protein MAESDWDTVTVLRKKGPTAAQAKSKQAVTAAQRRGEELETSKKWSAGQNKQHVITKNTAKLDRETEELHHDRVPLEVGKVIQQGRQSRGFTQKDLATKINEKPQVIADYESGKAIPSNQVMGKIERAIGLKLRGRDIGKPLEAVPKTK; encoded by the exons ATGGCGGAGAGCGACTGGGACACCGTGACCGTGCTCAGGAAGAAGGGCCCGACCGCAGCGCAGGCCAAGTCCAAACAG GCAGTGACTGCAGCTCAGAGAAGAGGAGAAGAGCTGGAGACGTCCAAAAAAT GGTCTGCCGGACAGAACAAGCAGCACGTCATCACAAAGAACACAGCCAAGCTGGACAGAGAGACCGAAGAGCTGCATCACGACAGGGTGCCGCTAGAGGTGGGCAAAGTCATCCAGCAGGGCCGACAATCCAGGGGCTTCACTCAGAAGGACCTGGCCACG aaaataaatgaaaaaccACAAGTGATTGCCGATTATGAAAGTGGAAAAGCGATTCCAAGCAACCAAGTCATGGGGAAGATTGAGAGAGCGATTG GTCTCAAGCTGCGTGGAAGGGATATTGGAAAACCACTCGAAGCGGTCCCCAAAACCAAATGA